The following are from one region of the Desulfomicrobium macestii genome:
- a CDS encoding bifunctional GNAT family N-acetyltransferase/carbon-nitrogen hydrolase family protein: MIQEIEHKLQTRHLSIDDYDALRDLHKRVYKSLDTPWTQKQIALLTSIFPEGQVCIEDNGVIVAIALSVIIDFSLFGDQHTYDQIVGKGTFKSHDPEGDYLYGIEVFVDPEYRGMRLGRRLYDARKEIAENLNLKGILLGGRIPGYHKVSKDMTPQEYILKVKNRELYDPVLTFQMSNDFHVRNLLDDYWPGDHESRGNAVLLEWINIYYRKKTRLVGRTKSIARLGVVQWEMRRFESFDDFMQQVEFFVNTVSDYKADIILFPELLNAPLIRMFDDLRPTDAMRRLSEYTEPMRQAMTEMALSYNINIVAGSVPQLQEDGTLHNVSFLCRRDGTWDSQAKLHITPDEDAHWGFTGGHDLKVFETDVGKIGILICYDVEFPELARLQTLKGMKMLLVPFWTDTKNGYLRVRLCAQARAIENECFVAISGSVGNIPKVETMGIQYSQSAIFTPSDFPFPHDAIASEVTPGIETTLITDVDLDLLKELRTLGSVRNVTSRRTDLYELRWKGEE; the protein is encoded by the coding sequence AGATCTCCACAAACGGGTCTACAAAAGCCTCGACACCCCGTGGACGCAAAAGCAGATTGCCTTGCTGACCAGCATCTTTCCCGAAGGACAGGTTTGCATCGAGGACAATGGAGTGATCGTGGCCATCGCCCTGTCCGTCATCATCGATTTCAGCCTGTTCGGCGACCAGCACACCTATGACCAGATTGTCGGCAAAGGCACCTTCAAATCCCACGACCCGGAGGGGGACTACCTCTATGGCATCGAGGTCTTCGTGGATCCGGAATACCGGGGCATGCGACTGGGACGGCGCCTTTACGACGCGCGCAAGGAGATCGCCGAGAATCTCAATCTCAAGGGCATCCTGCTGGGCGGGCGCATTCCCGGCTATCACAAGGTATCAAAGGATATGACGCCCCAGGAGTACATCCTCAAAGTCAAAAACCGTGAATTGTACGACCCGGTGCTCACCTTTCAGATGTCCAACGATTTCCATGTCCGCAATCTCCTCGACGACTACTGGCCGGGCGACCACGAATCCCGAGGCAATGCAGTGCTCCTGGAATGGATCAACATCTATTATCGGAAAAAGACGCGACTGGTGGGGCGCACCAAATCCATCGCCCGTCTCGGAGTGGTCCAGTGGGAGATGCGTCGCTTCGAATCCTTTGACGACTTTATGCAGCAGGTGGAGTTCTTCGTGAACACGGTCAGCGACTACAAGGCGGACATCATCCTCTTTCCCGAGCTGCTCAATGCACCGCTTATCCGCATGTTTGATGACCTGCGCCCCACCGATGCCATGCGCCGACTCTCGGAATACACCGAGCCCATGCGTCAGGCCATGACTGAGATGGCTCTGAGTTACAACATCAACATCGTCGCCGGAAGCGTGCCTCAGCTCCAAGAGGATGGCACCCTGCACAATGTCAGCTTTCTGTGCAGGCGCGACGGCACTTGGGACAGCCAGGCCAAACTTCATATCACCCCGGATGAGGATGCACACTGGGGCTTCACGGGCGGACACGACCTTAAGGTCTTTGAAACCGACGTGGGCAAGATCGGCATACTCATCTGCTATGACGTGGAATTTCCAGAACTGGCCCGGTTGCAGACCCTGAAGGGGATGAAGATGCTGCTGGTCCCGTTCTGGACAGACACCAAGAACGGATATCTGCGCGTTCGCCTCTGCGCGCAGGCCCGGGCCATCGAGAACGAATGCTTCGTTGCCATCTCAGGGAGCGTGGGCAACATCCCCAAGGTGGAAACCATGGGCATTCAGTACTCTCAGTCCGCCATCTTCACCCCGTCGGACTTCCCCTTTCCTCATGACGCCATCGCCTCGGAGGTGACCCCAGGCATCGAGACCACGCTGATCACCGACGTCGATCTCGACCTCCTCAAGGAACTGCGCACCCTGGGCAGCGTGCGCAACGTCACAAGCCGGAGGACCGACCTCTATGAACTTCGCTGGAAAGGCGAAGAGTAA